DNA sequence from the Uloborus diversus isolate 005 chromosome 1, Udiv.v.3.1, whole genome shotgun sequence genome:
ttgtaatatgtttcagaaactggagaaccatgatttttacattttgctGCCGGATGTATTGGCattcagaccccgaagagttcctatttttcctactttttagagctctctccttattttcctctttttcctttttttttcctactttttctttcttcagtatagcacttctaattgtgtattttttcttatttttacaatgccgcaccgatagttttttgcatgtttcaattttaaaaagcaaaagaaacaagcgaaCCCTAAAGTTTTAATTCACTGACTACAATAATTTCTGGAAAGAACACTGCGGCgtctgcgtgtttaaaagttataTATTCGTAACTGACTTTTATGCCGATGCAGCGTTTgtctttttatcgccccgacttcaatcctactgttttaacaaaacaataaagaaacaCATACTGACTCATTCtcttaaaattatatattatttacccctcaattagaagctttaattaaagtaaacggccgactgttcaaaaagtgcgggaaaagccgaatttcctatttgccaattttttgtatagttcattacaagtgaaatggagctctatttaaacagaaaggcaatgaaaaaccataaaaggaacaaaaggaagcaaaaaatgaaaaacctgtacactgtacatattttattgatagtACAAAGTAAAAGGCACAGATAACAGAAATTAGCAAAAACGGATCGCTTCAAAAATAATCGtggaaataaacttttttcatacataaatatgattattgttcattctaaatcataaacatgattataaaatgtaattttctttccttgaaaagagtgtatttgcaaaaaaaaaaaaccccacctcAAAACATAGATGGGCAAAACATTcccgatttttgaagaaaaaccggaaatcaatttaaatacgagattccgtttttatttctttacattttcaaaagttgggggatagagccacaagcaaatatgtactgttttttttctttttaatgggtattttctactctgatgtatcatcaatatcgaggagttgctcataATTTTTATGTGCTGTATTTATGGCAATGCAGCATTTCAgaacatataaattttttttgacggactcttactcttttcggggtgcggcaattataccaaTGCgacgtatctactgtaagttattgtactcagggcgcctgatcaaaggggggtgggggtggaaGAGATATATGCTAGCATTTGATACCAggtgctcccccctcactctgaatttcgtgaacaattttcCAATGAATATTTTTGTCGTATAGTGGGGATCGAACGAAACTACATGTCTTcgcttttatgcacagagaaacattagtaactgatcttcGGCTTTGATAAAagtgttatgtttaccatgcatgtatttttccttttttttttcagtgacaaATTTGGGAAcaagaaagaggtaaaaaatcatcaaaccaataaaacaatattcgtttttattgcttgattcaaattaaaattagcCCGTCATTCTGATTTTCCTCCGAGTGTGGTTAGCAAAgaatgtatactgaatgcaaatttttatctgaaaacaacaaaaaccgcacaaacttttatagttaagcattaattttccaaagctagtgaggggagaaattgaccccactgaccccccataaatgacgtgcctgaaacaaaaatgtatgttgaatgtTAAGAGTACACAACATAATACAAACCctatagtttacttatttcgttatttatttagtttaatcattgtattataaattttatgtcccatatttaaggacaaatttattttagttctgcattttcagtatttctcccttttcttcaaattcaaacatctgtcCCTGTTTATGCAataatgcatgtcagctgctgattatttttaactaaaactaatttaatatttgctttgctttttgtatcatagtttatgacaacaggagctgaaagtgttagtattttcaaatgagaaatggatgctctcgaaggaatgttttcgtttttgacaaaacaaatctttgacaaaaatgcttttattgcaccaacatatttttttttgcgatcgctatattgcattttattctttcacacttaaaaattttattactgtattgttgaaaagtgtttctttgtttggattggattttattttcatatatctttgtttccaccagtttatttttcataatgatgattgtcagcttgtttctttcgttttgttttcgcgactcggcctttcattaaatccctttaatacttcaaaagtactgttagtttatttttgggacagttttaaaccaaaaatgctattagtttattttacattagaaataaaatttattctaaatttgtttcctcttgacgtgtgtgtagtcccaTCTCTTCCTacttttaaagtgattttttccctactttttcaatttttgattccttatttcctactccccccccccaaaaaaaaaaccacttcaagGTCTGGGCATTCTTTCTCCCTGCCACCTCCCATTTGTGATTTGTAGtcacacttttctaaattttcaagcactaagaagaaattcattttttaaagtatacttttttctttttggaatgaATCGTGCTAATTTCCGGGAGTTGGGGGCCCCAGACAGAGCGGGGCTCTaagctatactgccgtgctaagcgcaaaagtggtatctgcagtggagttcaaaatgagaaattcatgattaaagttttatAACACGTTTCTTTGATTTGAGacttaattaaatgttcaacTCGTGGTAGTTGTTCGGCAAATAACTTATCTAACCTACATAAGagtgtatttttgtaaaagtcttaatttaaaattaattaatgcagttacgacaaattttctcttCCAAACCTTTTCATATGCTAAGTtaatttcaccgtaagtgactattacttaagcatttttaggggtatctgcacagatacaacaaaaatagcttagtaaaactcatttaatgtatttttaaataatacactGCTTTACTTGGACTTAgctttcgctttattttgttaacacAAATCTAAcggaatctaccttctgaaaaacaccatttttcaatattttggacatttaaaaatgtaaaccataataattttctgtttttttatattcaaagaatgtgttgatGTTatcatttatcttttattttctagattcatttttacccaacatgaagatgattttgacagtagacaatacttaaataaaaatataattggccgtagaatgaaatgcgtttttttttcccatgaaagAGTTAGATAAgaatattttgaatgcatttcatttttaagaatttgcttttaaaataaatatttgaatagaaaaagctgaacaTTTACTTGAACATTCATCCAAAgtagtattagtttttattttcgatcTATATCAACTATTTAGcgataaattaattttagtactctgttacaataaactgctacgttattaaatatgctgcttatACTAAggcataaaagtcgtatctacaaatacctaagaaaaaagtggtaactgtgCAGATACTACTttgcttagtatttgtcacttaggttcaaattgccttagcaaactaatcAAATTTGCAATtatgacttttttcttaaagctttttttaatttttcgcgttcacaaatcgccaaaaaacttgagatttaggtaaattaaattactaacgtcCACCTGGTGACAGTAACTCAAATTTGATAACATGTGcggataccacatctgtgcttagcacggcagtatagcttgcttagcttgtaccTAAATCCAGGCCTGCGTTAcatagatgcaaaaaaaaatctatatatatcagaattttttttttttttttttgagacattgggtgatttttttcccttgtagATTGTTTCCcttacaaaaaataaaggttaggagAGAAAATGAAATTTAGCAAAGGTTGCTTCAGAACTCACTAAAAAATTAGTGATTTATGTGTGAAACTCAATTTATCTTTCACATGAGAAgcagagaaaatatcaaaatgtatttatcaaaaacCCATTTGTTGCTCAAGCAGCCTTGTCTAAGTTAGTGTAAGTGTACAAAATTTTTTGACATAACATCCAATTCATTCAGGCAACATAAGTTTAAATTAATGCTGTTATTGGAATTCCAGTGCAGTTTTACAGAGGAATATTCCAAACTGTCATAAAAGGTTGTGTtggcatttttatcatttacatttGATATAGGATTTTCAACTCATGtgtgaataaaaaatatgtactacAACTGACTTGATGCTAATCCTAACATGAGAGTTAAGTTTTCATCCATTATGTCTGATATTAAGTCTGTAGAGGATCAAACTTGACTTGACTGCCCCAACCTCTGGACACTGAGGTTATTAGGATGTAGAAAGTACATTGCCGCATAGGTGCTAAAATACCATCAAGTCAAGTTTGAGCCTCCTTGTATATCTCAGTCAGAGTATAACAAAAGTATATACAGTGAAAGTATTTCACTTCATTCAACTTTGAACTTGAAATGTTGCTTGACTATgtttacttattttatgaaatttgctaTGGATAAATGCATCACCCTTTGATCATTCTTTTCAATCAATATTAAACATTGATTATCTTCaaaatagataaatgaataaaaagaaattcagttCTTGATTTCATGGATACATGATTAAAAGCATAAGACATTGTCTTACTAAAAGTTTTATCTATCCACTGTATATTGCTTTTCATGTGTGCAGATACTTTACATTTTTACCCTATTACTATAGAGGTCACATTAAAAAATGGGCATAAATAGAGTTTCACACttgaaagaaatttaagaaaatttgcaTTGGAGCATTAAAATATCTTTatcatttaattattattgtattttacCAGCTTCAATCATATCTTGTCTTTGAGAGTGTAGAGTCTATGGTTTATTAAATGTTAAAAGTAACATTTCTTCTCCTAGCAAATGATTCAAGTTGTTAAGCAAAATTTGGATCAGATGGAAGAAAAAGTTGCTGAAGCAGAAGAGCACCTAGACAGCAgctccatgaaaaaaatattcagttcttTGCAGAAGCCTCTTTTTTCTGTGAGTAGTTTCAGTTTCCATTTCATCGTATATCtttatgcaaatgattaaaatacttaaaaagtcccaagggaccagctaaaacgttcaagttattggtagttcgagtcatgggaagtttccacaagtCTGAAGGGTTTGGGACCTAATGAAAACTTctagataaaggaatatttgacGTATAAGCTTTGAGTTATCAAGATCCGACTGTATTATGTTTTACTTTTACTCAAGACTTAGTGAAAGTCTTGAACGATATGTAAGGAAGTGGGAAGAGAGGGTTAAAAGTTCGAAGGTGTAATTGAACTAATAATATGTATAATGCATGCTACATTCCAccttttctataataaaaatatgaaaaggtgGTATAAAGAATCATAAACTATCTGAccttaaacaaaaataatgatcTCTAAAGTTGAAACTCATAGGTCAACATTTCACACTGCTGTTATGTTGCTACCAGTTGCTTATaaagcttaaaatttattttctaaatatctcATTGATGATTTCAATAAATAATGTCAAATTAACTTTATAGACCAAGAAGGGGATATTCCattttaacaatttgtttttCACATTCTGAAATTCACACTATATTAAGCTCAACAAGAAATTTTGGAGTGATTCAAAGTTTTCAGTGCTTTTATATTATTTCAGATCTTAAgcaaaacaatattaaatttaggaaaatgaatattattagcatatatatttttaaacgtaATGCACAGGTTTTATCAAATTAATCAACTGAACTAGCTTCTTAAAAAATTCTTCACATGGTGAAAGAATTTTATAGTTAAgtaataaatactaataaaaatatttaaagttataaaataataattattcagtaattaaggtggaaattttgattaaaacatgtaGTAgcaactagtgatgtgccggaccgttaaaaaagtagatccgcggacaTAGATATGGATCCGGATTATTGGTGTGAAGATTcgcagatacggatacggatctcaatttttttttacccaaatcaactacccaagtgtaaaatttgctacGAAAGGTATTCTCGTTAGGGtgatggcactgtttcttcaaaaaatgtcatctgcgtcgtaaatataatcaagactctttaaagaaatctcttaAAATTGAGGGGGAGATGggaggaatgggtcagcgctacaTTAATACTTAAGTAGAATGTGAAGAATTATTTCTAGATAGcttggtagatgtaggatacaagaGCAAGAGTATAAAACTGATACTAGAgaggctagaaatatttttttgcattttatttcagcataaatgcagcgctaacCCATTCCACTTAACTTACCTCGACCaacgaaataacagagccgggaacaccttcacttacagtaaatagagaatttagcctcactttttttgaaggatgccgaaaAAACCAAAAAAGGAGAATAACACAAAcaccaaatcaataacaaaaaccaatactaaattaaaaaaaaaacatatcccaGATTGCCGACCTCATAttgagatgaatttcgcgggtcagaacacacactgttacaaatatgaactgacatcagacggaaattttaaatcattgagctttttcttgttttctgcctatgaaatcgctaccaatcgcgagtataaaggcttagaatcgcatttaaaatttacttaacaagattatagctcctatggtatataacttggaagctccaaataaatatcaaatgcagaaaatttcattctttcaattagggccattattttttaacgtacgggtagttttttactaccataattgtgaaaaacattaagttgatttttaatttatatctccggtaattaaagttctacaaaaacgaggccaagctaagaatattttcgatcaagtcaccttttcaatgaaaaaaagaactatcaaaatcggttcatgtGCTTAGGAGCTatgatgccacaaatagacacacagaatacacacttttaaaacttattaccccttcctttttgcgaTAGGGCGTTTGCAAATTGGCTTTGGAAATTATACCTTGTAATTTAGATAGGGAAAAAAACCTAATTTAAGTGGAATTTAAAAgtcttattcaaatatttaaaaatttttagaatagaaaagatccgtttaagatctgccaaaaaagtaacggatatggatgcagatctttattttccctcggatacaGATagggatatccggaacatcactagtagcAACTAGAACAAATAAATAGTTACACATTTTCAAGCAGATAAGTGTTCAAaacaatgttgaaatattttatacaacATTGCATTAAACTAAACACATTTTGCTGTGATTTCTAGTTGctgcaaaattttagttttacacCAGGGCTCAAAAACTTCTTAACTCCTTATAAAATCAgggttttgagaaaatgaaataaGGGCTcataaaactcctgaattttgctttattttcttacattttttattatgtaaatacACGGCCTTTTAACATGTTAAATAGACTTTCTATTCAAGACGGTAATGGGTCTACCCCTGTTGATTCTTCACTTTCAAAACTGATAAGGTTTTACTAATGTAATGTATGGATTTTACAGAAAATCTGGGCTTAAAAGAGGAGGGAAATAAAACTTTTGGTGTGCTACTTACTCTCTGTGGctcaaaaattaatacatttttgcatGCATTGATCAAGTAGTATATTTGTACATATTTTCTGGAAATATGTTACATTTCATTTTGTATTAGtcgtttttttccctttagaaAAAGCCCGGTGAATCCAAAAAGCACATAAAATATGAACCTCCGAAGATATTCAGCACAGAAGAGTTCTTCCCAAATTCCCAGCCAGTTTCGCCGTCAGCTGAGAAGAGTCCCAGTGTTGAACAAACATAATCTTAACGTCTAACTTAAACTATAGCATTAGTTTGTTATTCTATTTATTTGGATTTTGTAACTTTGTCTGCcacttttgaaaagtattttgaataagatattttcaaaaatcaataatgCATGTGGAACCATGCATCCACTGCAAAATGATCTAGTATCGTAAAGTTTTAGATGATAAAGGGTCCAATTCATAAAATATGAAACATTCAAATGCAGTTTAAAAAACAGCAGATTACCGTTAACTCAACACCATGCATATTGCACCAGTGTTGAATTTTGAGGTATATGAAAAAATCAACTATATTGTTTCCCGGGATGCATAATAAATAAGTCATGCAGTGGTTGTATTAAcccttaaattttcttttttaaaaactatttttaaaatgttctttggcttttatttctttttaaaatcatgtgaaaaatatttaaaaaaatattttaatttgtttggtCCATGGTTCAAAAACCATTAGACAACATTGGGCTTTAACTGTAAAACAAATGTTTTACTGTCAAATATCTCACAACATTTTTGTTgtaattaaaatgtttctaatcacaattgaaaaaaaaaaatagtcctgAAACCATTGATAATGCATTTGGTATCATATTTTGAGTGCCATcaagtttgaatttttataaagtaTTATATGAGCACAATTGCTGTGTGTTGAGTAGTTCTGTTTCTCTAATCTGtgatatttattcattgtttgttTTTCTCGTTAGTTTTGAAAAGAGCAATGCAAATTTAAATTGACGCTTAAAAATGAAATCTGATGTAGCgagatttttagttattttttttttccaccagagCAATTGTTTTGATTGAACTGTAAAGATGCTTTTTAAGTGACTGGCAACAGTTTTTAAGGATGTAATAAAGCTCATGCAAAAGTATCCAATAATATGTACATATGCCAAGTTCagtgaattatttttaatgattgttaatttacaatgtaaataaatatcattctttcttatatttgttgCACAGTCATTTTTATATTCCTGTGTTTGTGAAAGATATTATGAAGCACTTCTATAACTCAAAACATAACGTTGTTGAATGTTTTGTATTGGTGAAGCTCCAGACGGAAAGGTGTCAAAGTGAACAAGATATGAGTCTTTGAATGTTTTTGGCGATTCTTTTACTACTGCAGGGTAAAAGCTGGTTGATTGTGGAAAGAGACAGAGGATCATCGTGCCCGGagtaaaaatagcatttaaagATGAGGAATCTTGAGGATTGGCTTTGTACTTTGGTAAAGGTATGGTTTGACTTCTGCAGACAATGTGTTTTGTTACTTTCTCAGTGATATGTAGTAGTGCATATGAATCAAAAGGTTTGTCATAGCTTTCCACTTCCATTAAAATCCAAGTCCTATGTTCTTCGGCCTTCACAGATGCTGCTATCAGCTCTCCAGCCTGAAATAAATTCTTTAGTTACAAAAGTAATCATATTAAAAGTAATAGAAAAGGAACAAGTGGACTGTAAACTGAATAATTACTGCTGGACCTCCACCTCCTCTTAAGAGCAGAACAtttaattgaaccgtttatttcaaaaaccagacaAGCGACTgactctaaaatttcaaaaaaaggcaGTTTAACCTTAGTACTAAATTTTTTCTGTTTggattacaatgttttaaactgaagggatacatatttaggtatatttctttcaataaacaatgttgTAATCCTCACTGAATAGTGTGATATAATGATATaaatgttttactaaaattagcaattttggtCTTTGACTAGTTTTTGAACTAAATGATTCAATTAATGTTGATTGCTAAGCTGGTGATACAAGAATTGAAAATTGAACTAAAGCAAGTATTTCTTCCTTtatagtagtttttaaaaaaacttgtaaaacttAAATACAATGCACACCACACACAAAATTAAACAATCCGATACAAACCTTAACAGCttttaattaaatacctattccgaaatattaattctaaccaatggataggggtctatttcattgaaagtcataggtgtgcgaacacttttgggagccactgtagcttTTGTCCTgtttttcagggtggcgacaggaactgtgaaaaaaagttccccgacttttccctgatttacgttaccaatgataatggtttcctttctttgctccaCTTGAAATCCAtcgtatgtttgtataaaatgcagtattttaaacgttttaagttgtgtaaagttgttgaactaaagatataactttaaaaaggtgcttttttttaaataaaatgttaaaaaaaaaacatatcaaatcaatttttttggaaaaactctacaaaacaacatattaaatttttctatatggaaagttataaaaaaaaatactttacttccagtaaccacttagcataagaattttaagaaactattaaaatcacccTTAAAAACATGTGTGTATTTATgacagaactaaaaagtaattgaaattattttgaactaaattttcaaacaggataataattgttgcaagaaaaacaagtaatagtgaaataatagaagtaatgtagttatataagaataactaattgacatatttatgcaaaacagatgaaaccttttgacatccattcatagggagcttttctctaatcacgaatataggttttaatgaatgattacagcattttaacaataaaaaaataaagatatttacttaagtgcacaagttaactctatttcaaatgattttagtatgtatcgaaaaaattttaggttgcttttgtaacaaacagcttttaaatgcaagggaaaaaaagcaattggttaatttcaaaatatataaaggaatacaacttggttttaaaataaaagaatcatttaagcctgaaaaaaagaaaacctttctaATCTGTggtgacagcaaatagtatagcggcaaaaaacaaagttttttttaaattcaaagttcaattttagcaattacattaaaaacgcaaagaagtaataacttttaagcttttatcagtattaattcaaaaaacaaagatttcttcttgaaattctgATTGCAATACACTTATTACTTCGAgaaaatggaataaaggcaaaggatcTAAAGCATTAATGACagtttcctctttgcctgtagggttgtttattttacgtaatattgaaagcgtgaaagcaaACTTCAACCTAGGTAAAagaaacaactttacagacacaaaagcaatcttaggaagttcatcctgtggttaataagtaagatgcaatactttgacgttgagtaaaaaagatgcacaaatatgcgacagtgtataatcgcacctccttaattttaacttttttttgaacagataattggcgggaAATGCGTAGAGAATtagggtacttaattttgcaaagaaaaaaaaattcttcataaaataaattttccctgattttttgttatttttacgaaattccccgatttttctctgatcaataaagttccctgatctgtcgccaccctgttttccctgatctgtcgccaccctgtttttgTTACGAACCATGTTCATAGTTTtgcgcatgtgtgtgtttgtgtgggggggggggtgcagagtGAGTTGAGGCTTACTTCTGCTATGTAGTCATCTGGTGCATGAATGGCTCCACACAGTGGAGGGGCTGTTTGGGGTTGACATCCAATCCACAATGGCAAGAGGAGACCTGCCTTTTGTACGGCCAATAGCAATTCATCTCTACTGGAACACCTctgatctaaaaataaaaatttgatcatttatactttattgaaacatttattgaaaGTAAGCACTATACACAATGGTGATCACAAGATGGGTCCCTGACACAGctcgccattgaaatttttaaggagggTTCCTTTAAGAGGAGTTTTGATCTcaatttgtgggggggggggggcatgtgtagCATCATCCCTCTGGGTGGCGCTCCCCAGTTACGCATATCCACTTCAAATTATTCAAACTTTTTACATTCCATTTTTCGTCTAATCACATCAAACTAGTACTTCAGTATGATGTATTTTGAATTTTGGTATGGCGAGAAATGTGTGGAGTAGCTGCAAGAATGGCATACAGACAGAAGATGATATCACCACATTGCCCAGAATCCATGCCCACAGTTGCAACCTGCTTCTTTCTTATAGAAAATCTCCCCAAATGCTGAGTGATAGAGCATGGGGAAAATTTGAACTACtttataatatatttaacttccaaattaatttgaaaaagatttttttacataaaatgattcTTTAGTGCAGTATGAAACTTTTAGTACTATAAATACATTCAACTACATAGGTAGGAGAAACTCTGGCTTttatattttatagaaaaaatatttgtgtgcgGCAACACAACATAGTTTTCATGGTCCCATGAATAATAATGTTGTACTATATTgataaatgcattaattttttggCTGAATCACAACATTATGTACAATATATTAAGTTACTgttagaataaatattttctaacCCACAGAATAATTCATAATCATAtcactagagattttttttttagtaagcaTACAGGGTGTCCTTAATAGATGTGTACAAGCTTAGAGGGGAGGTACAGAACATGATTACAAGCAAGAATCACTTAGGAACGTATGGCTGCAAACACATCCTGAcacactacatgcacacaaagccaaacATTGAAAGATGCAAAAGCGGGTAACTAATagtaatattttattacaaaaataagattttacactacattttaagttttttagaaagggctttttgtAATGCATGCTACTGCAGCTGTAAAACATGAGTTGTAGTGACAAAACTAATTGTCTCAATAACGAGCCATTTTT
Encoded proteins:
- the LOC129221073 gene encoding SAGA-associated factor 29-like isoform X2, encoding MKMKEENHLNDVMDNENEEITKRLKELIGQFHQLAEKSTKTLRAIDNAKSMDIEECQTRNLYEEAINSSVKEKECLKGILDLLYEKQKEKFARVFQKNGDQRCSSRDELLLAVQKAGLLLPLWIGCQPQTAPPLCGAIHAPDDYIAEAGELIAASVKAEEHRTWILMEVESYDKPFDSYALLHITEKVTKHIVCRSQTIPLPKYKANPQDSSSLNAIFTPGTMILCLFPQSTSFYPAVVKESPKTFKDSYLVHFDTFPSGASPIQNIQQRYVLSYRSAS
- the LOC129221073 gene encoding SAGA-associated factor 29-like isoform X1, yielding MNLLELVNKTRKMKEENHLNDVMDNENEEITKRLKELIGQFHQLAEKSTKTLRAIDNAKSMDIEECQTRNLYEEAINSSVKEKECLKGILDLLYEKQKEKFARVFQKNGDQRCSSRDELLLAVQKAGLLLPLWIGCQPQTAPPLCGAIHAPDDYIAEAGELIAASVKAEEHRTWILMEVESYDKPFDSYALLHITEKVTKHIVCRSQTIPLPKYKANPQDSSSLNAIFTPGTMILCLFPQSTSFYPAVVKESPKTFKDSYLVHFDTFPSGASPIQNIQQRYVLSYRSAS
- the LOC129221073 gene encoding SAGA-associated factor 29-like isoform X3; protein product: MKEENHLNDVMDNENEEITKRLKELIGQFHQLAEKSTKTLRAIDNAKSMDIEECQTRNLYEEAINSSVKEKECLKGILDLLYEKQKEKFARVFQKNGDQRCSSRDELLLAVQKAGLLLPLWIGCQPQTAPPLCGAIHAPDDYIAEAGELIAASVKAEEHRTWILMEVESYDKPFDSYALLHITEKVTKHIVCRSQTIPLPKYKANPQDSSSLNAIFTPGTMILCLFPQSTSFYPAVVKESPKTFKDSYLVHFDTFPSGASPIQNIQQRYVLSYRSAS
- the LOC129221073 gene encoding SAGA-associated factor 29-like isoform X4, which produces MNLLELVNKTRKMKEENHLNDVMDNENEEITKRLKELIGQFHQLAEKSTKTLRAIDNAKSMDIEECQTRNLYEEAINSSVKEKECLKDQRCSSRDELLLAVQKAGLLLPLWIGCQPQTAPPLCGAIHAPDDYIAEAGELIAASVKAEEHRTWILMEVESYDKPFDSYALLHITEKVTKHIVCRSQTIPLPKYKANPQDSSSLNAIFTPGTMILCLFPQSTSFYPAVVKESPKTFKDSYLVHFDTFPSGASPIQNIQQRYVLSYRSAS